Below is a genomic region from Melopsittacus undulatus isolate bMelUnd1 unplaced genomic scaffold, bMelUnd1.mat.Z mat_scaffold_432_arrow_ctg1, whole genome shotgun sequence.
AACTAACCTTCGTCCAGCAAGTCTCGATCTTTACCGTGCCGAGCTAAACCCTGCTGAGCTCCGTAACCGTGCacgtacagaaaacaaagctgcgtTCCAGCCCTCACTGCTGTCTGCTCCTTCCCGGGCACTGCCATCGCTCCCTCACACAAAAGGACACCGCTGATTGGCCACCGGTCTCTAGGCGGGAAAACGGCCCCTCAGCCGTGCGGCCCGGGATTGGACGGCGCTGACCCTCCGCCCCGCCCCCCCGGgtggcttcagctctgcttgGCTCACTTCGGGTTAGCATAGCCTGCGTTAGTTTACCACGGCTGTGTGGTTTGGCCTAGCCTGGGGAAGCATAGCATAGCCTCCATCCAGCGTGAGATTAAGATGAGTGAGATTAGACCTGGGTGAGATTGACTGGGGGGAGACTGACCCTAGTCAGATTTGTCCTGGGTCAGATTTGTCCCTGGTCAGATTACCCCAGGGGTCAGATTAGCTCGAGTCAGGTTAGTCCGGGTCAGATTAgtccgggtcagattagcccggTCAGATTAGCCCAGGTCGGATtatcccgggtcagattagcttgGGTGACCCGGTTTGGATCATCCCGGGTCATTTAGCTCAGATAAGAGACAGGTGAGATTAGACGGGTGAGATTATCCTAGCCTCCTTAACTTAGTTTAGTCTGAGTTACCTTGAGTTAGTCTTGGTTAACCTGGATTAGCCTATCCTCAGCCTGGGTTAGATGAGCCTGGATTAGATGGGGTTAGCCTACCCTATCATAGGGCGGGGTATATGGGAGGACAATACTGGGGTTTTGGGGATATGGAGTCCCtacatgggggtctgtggggggatttgggggtctggagtccctgcatgggggtctatgggtgtatttgggggtctggagtccctacatgggggtctggggggatttgggggtctgaaGTCCCagtatgggggtctgtggggggatttGGAGTCCctgtatgggggtctatggagggatttgggggtctggagtctCTCCGTGGTGTTCTGTAGGGGTGTGGAGACCCcttatggggtgtatgggggaatacggggggatatggggttctgGAGTCCCTAGATGACGTGTGGGGCAATAGGGGGGGGATACGGGGTTCTGTGGGGCTTTATGAGGGGTATCTGGAGTTCTGCATTCCCATtatggggttctgtgggggCCCTGCGAGCCCCGAGAGGAGGGAACGGGACGGGAACGGAGCTTCCGGCCGCGCCGCGCTCGTCAGGGCCATCTTGGAACAAAAAATGGCGGCAGCGCAGGCGCGGTGCGGCCGTTACCACGGCAACGCGGACGCCATGAGGGGTGAGGTGCCGTACTCAGGCTAGCACCTCACCAAGATGGCCGCCGCGTAGTGCCGTACGTCAAAATGGCGTCTCACTAATTTGGCCTGTCCCGGCGCCCGTACTCAAGATGGCGCCTATCAAGTGGCATCagtgcacccccccccccgtgcccgcccctgtctcccctctccccatggcGGCGCAGAGCCGCGCTCCCCCCCAGccgcctccctcccctctcctcacgGCTCCTGCTCCCGCACCTCTCTCTGCACCTCCTCCATGGCCGCCCTatggcggcgggcggggcggggaggggcgggagggggcaggaggaggaagggaaccGAGTGGTTCCGGGAGGAGCCGacacctcccattgccccccccgccGGGCACGGCTCAGCCCGGATCGGCACGGCACGGCTCGGCTCGGCCCAGGGTAGAACCGGGGCACCGAGGGGGTCTGGGGCAGGCCGGCAGCCGGAGGGGGGCAGTCGCGGGGGGGCGGCGCTGCTGTCCCGGCCTGCAGCGGGGACCGtgtcccccttcccatccctcctgccggAGGCACTCGTGTTCCCCGCGGCCGCTCCGGGTCACGGTCTCCacggcaacagctgctgccgccgctccgGGTCACGGTCTCCacggcaacagctgctgccgccgctgctgcaCGGACTCGGCATCCACCTCCTGCACGGCGCCACCACCGTGGTCTTTGGGGTACGGACaaacggggggggggagagacacTGGGGGTGCTGCGACCCATGGAGAGCCGCAGAAACAGTTTGCCAGGGCTTCCCCAAGGTGCTcgattgttttgttctgtgtgcagGATGTTTCTCATCACACCCCAAAGCTTTTCCAGGAGTCAAACGCATCggtttccctctcttcccccaagAAAGGGGAAGTTTGTGGCCGGTTGCAATGATAGCACCTGGAGTGGTGCTGCCCTGAAACAGGATGAAATGGCTGCATCCTTCCGGGAGGCTGCCTCCGAAAGCAGAATTGCCCTGTGAGCTGGAGAGGTGCCCCTGCAGTGAGGGCCCGTGCCCAGGGAggcatggggagctggggactTGGCACTTTCCTGCCTATCATAGAGGACTGTGATGTACGATGGTAATGAATGCATCTTTATTTATAGATATGATactatgaaatagctttattatcccttgctaaaaatgcttccttttttgctttcttagcagTCAGTGCAAAAATTCAAGTTAATATCATAATATCATGGTAAAAGCTGCAAGCTCTGAAGTGGTACAGGCTGGCAGGAAGCTCCCAGtgtatggtttggtgtgagcagCACCGATGTATTAGGTTTGGCATAGTagtacatgggtttttttttcttgtttttagtgGCCATCTATGCCATCTATGCATCTATGCTTAACTTGTTAACAATTTATGTTCATATGTACgaggaggaggaacataaagatgatgtaaggatagacaggtttgtaaaaccagccatttcttCAAGGGACGGCTGCTGCAGCAATACCCTGCTTGCTTATGAGTGTCTGTTTTGAGCGAGTTTTACACGTGACCTGCACCCTGATCATGCGTTCTTTTTAGGCTGCACACCCGCCTATCAGCCTCATCAGCGTTGATGCTGTGGACCCACATCAGTGGTTTCTTGAGCTTTGAGAAAAACCCAGTTCTTGTTCTTAGATAAATACAAGaacccttctgtttcagagcagcgtgcagccatgtgcacactgtgtgtgccaGAACAGACCCTTTCAAGAGCTCCAGAAGACTtttttagcctctttctttcatctgcaagaccaaaaaggaaagagaggtttctgcaactgggaagcaggagaagagagcGGAGGTATGTCTGGTAATCGTAGCACATGCTTCTCTGACCTTGCCGAGAGAGGAAATCcatttactctctgctttcatcgattggtctgtaatttgcctgtagttatcctccccatttctacattttacagaatcatggaatggttcatgttggaagggaccttaaagctcatccagctccaacccctgccacaggcaggcagggacacctcacactagagcaggttgctccaagcccctgtgtccaacctggacttgaacactgccagggatggggcagccacagcttctctgtgcaccctgtgccagcgcctcagcaccctcacggggaacagcttctgcctaagagctcagctcagtttcccctcgggcaggttcaagccattccccttggcctgtccctacaggcccttgtcccaagcccctctccaggtttcctgcagcccctttaggcactggagctgctctcaggtctccccttcaggagccttctcttgtccaggctgccccagcccagctctctcagcctggctccagagcatagctgctccagccctcgcagcagctccatggtttcctctggctcgcttgagcagctccacgtccctcttgagctggggctgaagatgtggatgcaggactttgtttcctcttacatTGGCATAATGCAGAGTGACACTTTAACAGCTGGACAGATGTAGATTCTCCTACCTGGGGCcagtaaatgagagcaaaaccac
It encodes:
- the LOC117438524 gene encoding formin-like protein 14 isoform X1, which codes for MAPIKWHQCTPPPVPAPVSPLPMAAQSRAPPQPPPSPLLTAPAPAPLSAPPPWPPYGGGRGGEGREGAGGGREPSGSGRSRHLPLPPPPGTAQPGSARHGSARPRVEPGHRGGLGQAGSRRGAVAGGRRCCPGLQRGPCPPSHPSCRRHSCSPRPLRVTVSTATAAAAAPGHGLHGNSCCRRCCTDSASTSCTAPPPWSLGVQPCAHCVCQNRPFQELQKTFLASFFHLQDQKGKRGFCNWEAGEESGGPRFPLDIWVLPAEFAALGVVFVELGPALLRRRQGLEGGRENQEQVSPSIFL
- the LOC117438524 gene encoding uncharacterized protein isoform X2 — its product is MAALWRRAGRGGAGGGRRRKGTEWFREEPTPPIAPPAGHGSARIGTARLGSAQGRTGAPRGSGAGRQPEGGSRGGAALLSRPAAGTVSPFPSLLPEALVFPAAAPGHGLHGNSCCRRSGSRSPRQQLLPPLLHGLGIHLLHGATTVVFGSSVQPCAHCVCQNRPFQELQKTFLASFFHLQDQKGKRGFCNWEAGEESGGPRFPLDIWVLPAEFAALGVVFVELGPALLRRRQGLEGGRENQEQVSPSIFL